In Sphingomonas sp. PAMC26645, one DNA window encodes the following:
- the hfq gene encoding RNA chaperone Hfq — protein sequence MRAKSRQKQRVIPLADKPGSLQDLFLNALRRSKTPVTMFLVKGVKLQGIVTWFDNFSVLLRRDGQSQLIYKHAISTIMPAGPMDVSAIVDAVGENQKKHPLLQDIFLNAVRKSEDSVTMFLINGVMLQGQIAGFDLFCMLLQREGMAQLVYKHAVSTIQPARPLNLAEEPTDTDETDDDD from the coding sequence TTGCGGGCAAAGTCCCGCCAAAAACAAAGGGTTATCCCATTGGCAGATAAACCAGGCTCGCTTCAGGATCTGTTCCTGAACGCACTCCGGCGCTCCAAGACGCCGGTCACCATGTTCCTCGTCAAGGGCGTAAAGCTCCAGGGCATCGTTACATGGTTCGATAATTTTTCTGTCCTGCTCCGCCGCGATGGCCAGTCGCAGCTGATCTACAAGCATGCGATCTCGACGATCATGCCTGCTGGGCCCATGGACGTGTCGGCGATCGTCGATGCGGTGGGAGAAAACCAGAAGAAGCATCCGCTTTTGCAGGATATTTTCCTCAACGCGGTGCGCAAATCCGAAGATAGCGTGACGATGTTCCTCATCAACGGCGTCATGCTGCAGGGCCAGATCGCAGGTTTCGACCTGTTTTGCATGCTGCTCCAGCGCGAAGGCATGGCACAACTCGTCTACAAGCACGCTGTCTCGACGATCCAGCCGGCACGCCCGCTGAACCTTGCCGAAGAGCCCACTGACACGGATGAAACGGACGATGACGATTGA
- a CDS encoding sigma-54 dependent transcriptional regulator, translating into MALDILVVDDERDIRELVAGVLEDEGYETRDAGDSDSALEAIAARRPSLVLLDVWLQGSRLDGLELLDEIKRRDPSIPVLVISGHGNLDTAVAAIRRGASDFIEKPFEAERLLLMVARATETERLRREVATLRATVGRETDLTGSSGSINGVRATLKRVAATGSRVLIMGAAGVGKEVAARLLHGWSLRTDAPFIIVSAARMTPERMDEELFGVEEAGDLVRPGLFEQAHGGTLFLDEIADMPIATQARILRALTDQSFTRVGGTRVVKVDVRVVSATARDLVFEIAEGRFREDLYYRLNVVPVMIPPLSDRREDIPALVQHFIAHYASERRVPTPEIAPDAMVALQSYDWPGNVRQLRNVVERTIILAPGDRIGRIDLDLLPAEVLGDQGDIGSAGSTAIMGSPLREARETFEREYLRVQIRRFSGNISRTASFIGMERSALHRKLKLLGITETREE; encoded by the coding sequence ATGGCGCTCGATATTCTCGTCGTGGACGACGAACGTGACATCCGTGAACTCGTGGCCGGCGTCCTGGAGGACGAAGGCTATGAGACCCGCGACGCTGGCGATAGTGATTCCGCACTGGAGGCAATCGCCGCGCGGCGCCCGTCGCTGGTGCTGCTTGATGTCTGGCTGCAAGGGTCGCGTCTTGATGGGCTGGAACTGCTCGACGAGATCAAGCGTCGCGATCCGTCGATCCCGGTGCTGGTGATTTCAGGCCACGGCAACCTCGATACGGCCGTCGCCGCGATCCGCCGCGGTGCGTCCGACTTCATCGAAAAGCCGTTCGAGGCCGAGCGGCTTTTGCTGATGGTTGCGCGGGCGACGGAGACCGAACGGCTCCGTCGCGAGGTTGCGACGCTGAGGGCAACCGTCGGGCGTGAGACCGACCTGACCGGCAGTTCCGGATCGATCAACGGCGTTCGCGCGACCTTGAAGCGGGTGGCGGCAACCGGCAGCCGGGTCCTCATCATGGGCGCGGCGGGAGTCGGCAAGGAAGTCGCCGCGCGCCTGCTGCATGGCTGGAGCCTGAGGACCGACGCGCCGTTCATCATCGTCAGCGCGGCGCGGATGACGCCCGAACGCATGGACGAGGAACTGTTCGGCGTCGAGGAGGCGGGCGATCTCGTCCGTCCCGGTCTGTTCGAACAGGCGCATGGCGGCACGTTGTTCCTCGACGAGATCGCTGACATGCCGATCGCGACGCAGGCCCGCATCCTCCGCGCACTCACCGACCAGAGCTTTACGCGGGTAGGTGGTACGCGCGTCGTCAAGGTCGATGTCCGCGTCGTCTCGGCGACCGCCCGCGACCTCGTCTTCGAAATCGCCGAAGGACGGTTCCGCGAAGATCTGTATTACCGGCTCAACGTCGTACCGGTGATGATCCCGCCGCTGTCCGATCGCCGCGAGGACATCCCCGCGCTGGTCCAGCATTTCATCGCGCATTACGCGTCAGAGCGCCGGGTGCCGACGCCGGAAATCGCGCCGGATGCGATGGTTGCGTTGCAATCCTACGACTGGCCGGGAAATGTCCGGCAGTTGCGCAACGTCGTCGAGCGCACGATCATTCTGGCGCCGGGAGACCGGATCGGGCGGATCGATCTCGACCTGTTGCCGGCCGAAGTTCTCGGCGACCAGGGCGATATCGGATCGGCCGGGTCCACTGCGATCATGGGCTCACCTTTGCGGGAAGCGCGCGAGACGTTCGAGCGCGAATATCTTCGGGTGCAGATCCGACGTTTCTCGGGAAATATCTCGCGGACGGCCAGCTTCATCGGCATGGAGCGTTCCGCGCTTCATCGAAAATTGAAGCTGCTCGGCATCACCGAAACCCGCGAGGAATAG